The genomic DNA TAGGTTTCGGCGTCTTTGATCAGCTCGGTGCGCACCAGTTTCTTCAGCTTGGCTTCGCTACCCAGCAGGGCTTGCAGCTTGGCTTGTTCCTTGAGCAGTTCGTCCTGCTCGTCGCGCAGCTTCATCTCTTCCAGTCGCGCCAACTGACGCAGACGAGTATCGAGAATGTAGTCGGCCTGAATCTCGCTGAGGGCGAAACGCTCGATCAGCTTGGCTTTCGGGTGTTCCTCGGTGCGGATGATGTGGATCACTTCATCGAGGTTGAGGTAGGCGATCAGCAAACCGTCCAACAGGTGCAGGCGACGCTCGACTTTGTCGAGGCGGAATTGCAGGCGCCGACGCACAGTCAGCACGCGGAATTCCAGCCATTCAACGAGCAACGCGCGCAGGTTTTTCAGCTGTGGTTTGCCGTCCAGACCGATGATGTTGACGTTGACCCGGTAAGTCGACTCCAGCTCGGTACTGGCGAACAGGTGCTGCATCAGCGCTTCGTGATCGACGCGGCTGTTGACCGGGATGATCACGATGCGGCATGGGTTTTCGTGGTCGGATTCGTCACGCAGGTCGGCGATCTGCGGGGCTTTCGACGGCTTGGCCTGCATCAGTGCGGCGATCTGCTCCAGCACTTTGGCCCCGGAGACCTGGTGCGGCAGCGCGGTGACGATGATGTCGCCATCCTCGACGTGGTACACGGCGCGCATGCGCACCGAGCCCTTGCCGGTTTCGTACATTTTCAGCAGGTCGGCGCGCGGCGTGATGATTTCCGCTTCGGTCGGATAGTCCGGGCCCTGAATGTGCTCGCAGAGCTGTTCAACGGTGGCCTTCGGCTCATCGAGCAGGCGCACGCAAGCGGTGGCGACTTCGCGCAGGTTGTGCGGCGGTACGTCGGTGGCCATGCCCACGGCGATACCGGTGGTGCCGTTGAGCAGAATGTTCGGCAGGCGCGCCGGCAACACCAGCGGCTCCTGCAGGGTGCCGTCGAAGTTCGGACCCCAGTCGGCCGTGCCCTGGCCCAGTTCGCTGAGCAGCACTTCGGAATAACGCGACAGGCGTGCTTCGGTGTAACGCATGGCGGCGAAGGACTTGGGATCGTCCGGCGCACCCCAGTTACCCTGGCCATCGACCAGCGTGTAGCGATAGCTGAATGGCTGGGCCATCAGCACCATCGCTTCGTAACAGGCCGAATCGCCGTGCGGGTGGAACTTACCGAGCACGTCACCGACGGTACGCGCCGATTTCTTGTGCTTGGAATCAGCGTCCAGCCCTAGTTCGCTCATGGCGTAGACGATACGCCGCTGTACCGGTTTCAGGCCGTCGCCGATATGCGGCAGAGCACGGTCCATGATCACGTACATGGAGTAATTGAGGTAGGCACTTTCGGTGAAGTCAGCCAGCGAGCGGCGTTCTACACCGTCCAGGCTAAGATCAAGGGGGTTGCTCATGCAGGCCTCATCGGTTCGTTGTCTGGCGCAGCAGCATGGTGCCACCGCGCTGAGTAAATTCAAGTTTGTTCAGGGCGCTCATGCCAAGCAGCACCTGATCGCCATGCAACCCCGGCGCCACCAGTGCGCGGACATCCCGCAGCACGATGTCGCCCAGTTGCAGGCGGGCAATTTTTGTCCGGTAGCCCTGGCTCAGGCCATTGGCCGTGCTCAGAGTCACACCGAAACCTTCTTCGAGCTTCAAGCGTTTGGCCAGATCCGCCGGGATCGCCACATCGGTCGCGCCGGTGTCGAGCATGAACTCCACCGGCTCACCGTTGATCTGGCCGCTGGCGACAAAATGCCCCTGGGCATTGCTCGCCAGCTTCACTTCAATAAAGCCTTCGCCCTGTTCCGAACTGACGACGACGTTCGGATTCTGCTGGCGCTGTTCCCACTGGCCGAAAAACCGCGTGGCCAGAAACAGCGCCGCGCACCACGCCACAATCATCAGCACACGCCCGGCGCGTTTGCCCGGCGGGTGCTGGCTCATGGTTTGGCGCTCCATCCACCTTCAGGTGCGGCGAAACGCCAGACGATCGGGCGTTTTTCGCCGTCGGCACGGGCACCGTCGTTGTTGTCGAGGCCGATCCAGGCACCGTCGGCGTCCACCACCAGCGCTTCCGCCAGACCAAAGGCCTGCGAGTAACGTCGCAGCGGCTGCAAGGCTTCCTCGGCGAACGACCAGCAACGCTCGACCTTGGCCGTCACTGCATCGCGGCGGCAGAGTTGGTACGCGTTGCGCTCCAGCGTGAACAGTTTGCCGTTGAACAACGACAGGTCGGCGAAGTCGCGCGTCACCACCCGGGCTTTGGGAAACTGCGGCGGCTGCATCTCCACCCCGGCTTCGCTAAGCAGCACACAGCCGCCATCGCAATCCCAGACCGTTTGCTGGCGCTTGATTTTCAGCAGCCCACGCCGTTCGCGCTCGGCGGCCAGCCATATTTCATCGCCCGCCGGGTTGATCGTCAGGCCTTCGAACAAAGCGTTGAAGTTCAGCAGCATGCCGCTGGCCCGTGCTTCACGAACCAGCATCGGCGAAATTTTCAGCCACGACGCAGTGCCTTCCGGCGACACCTGTAACACGGCTGCATGGGCTTCGCTGACGATGTAGCGATTGCCGGCGTTGTCGCAGGTGATACCTTCGAAATCCAGATCGCCGCCACGAACGAACGATGCCGCCCAGGTGCGCATTCTCAACCCCCAAGGCAATCCGCTGTCTGGCAACGATGGCACGTCGACACGCACGGTTTCAGCCTGCCAGACCTGATCGGCGGTATTGAGACGGTAGATCTGGTCATCGTCCCGGTCAGAGACCGTCCACAAATCCTTACCGCACACCGCCAGCCCAGACAGGTTACCGCCGCGTAGGCCGTCAACCGGATGCTCGGCCAGTAACTTCAGCTCCGGTACAGGCTCCGCCGACACCGTCATCGCACTCAGTAGCAACGCACTCGCCAAGACCCAACCGAACCGCATCAAGCCAGCACCTCGGCGAGGTTGCCTTTGGATTCGAGCCAGGTCTTGCGGTCACCGGCGCGTTTCTTCGCCAGCAACATGTCCATCATTTCCGAGGTCTCGGCAAAATCTTCGCCCAGCGTCAGTTGCACCAGACGCCGGGTGTTCGGGTCCATGGTGGTTTCACGCAGCTGCGGCGGGTTCATTTCACCCAGACCTTTGAATCGGGTGACCTGCGGCTTGCCGCGTTTCTTCTCGGCCACCAGACGATCGAGAATGCCATCGCGCTCGGCTTCGTCGAGGGCGTAGTAAATCTCTTTGCCCAAGTCGATGCGGTACAGCGGCGGCATCGCGACGTAGACGTGACCGGCATCCACCAGCGGGCGGAAATGCTGGACGAACAAGGCGCAGAGCAATGTCGCGATGTGCAGCCCGTCGGAGTCGGCGTCGGCGAGGATGCAGATCTTGCCGTAGCGCAGTTGGCTCATGTCCGCCGCGCCCGGATCGACACCGATGGCCACGGCAATGTTGTGCACTTCCTGGCTGGCCAACACTTCGCTGCCGTCGACTTCCCAGGTGTTGAGGATCTTGCCGCGCAACGGCAGGATCGCCTGGAATTCCTTGTCCCGCGCTTGTTTGGCGGAACCGCCGGCGGAATCACCTTCGACCAGAAACAGTTCGGAACGCATCGGGTCCTGCCCGGCGCAGTCGGCCAGTTTGCCCGGCAGTGCCGGCCCCTGGGTGACGCGTTTGCGCTCGACTTTCTTGCTCGCCTTGAGGCGACGGCCGGCGTTATTGATCGCCAGCTCCGCCAGCGCCAGACCGGTTTCCGGGTTGGCATTGAGCCACAGGCTGAACGCATCCTTGACTACGCCGGAAACGAATGCCGCCGCTTCACGGGACGACAGACGCTCTTTGGTCTGGCCGGAGAATTGCGGCTCCTGCATTTTCATCGACAGGACGAAGGCGATACGTTCCCAGACGTCTTCCGGCGCCAGCTTCACGCCGCGTGGCAGCAGGCTGCGGAATTCGCAGAACTCGCGCATGGCGTCGAGCAAGCCCTGACGCAAGCCGTTGACGTGGGTACCGCCCTGGGCCGTCGGGATGAGGTTGACGTAGCTTTCCTGCACCGCGTCGCCACCTTCCGGCAGCCACAGCAGCGCCCAGTCGACCGCTTCTTTGTTACCGGCGAAAGCACCGCAAAACGGCTCGTCCGGCAGGCGCTCGAATTCGCTGACCGCGTCGACCAGATAAGAGCGCAGGCCGTCTTCGTAATGCCATTCGACTTTCTCGCCGGTGCCTTTGTCTTCGAAACTGACCAGCAGCCCCGGGCACAGCACAGCCTTGGCCTTGAGCACGTGCTTGAGGCGACTGATGGAGAATTTTGGCGAATCGAAATACTTCGGATCCGGCGCGAAATACACGCTGGTGCCGGTGTTGCGCTTGCCGACCGTGCCGACGATTTCCAGCTCAGAGGCTTTAAAGCCGTCGTTGAAGGTCATC from Pseudomonas baetica includes the following:
- a CDS encoding esterase-like activity of phytase family protein yields the protein MRFGWVLASALLLSAMTVSAEPVPELKLLAEHPVDGLRGGNLSGLAVCGKDLWTVSDRDDDQIYRLNTADQVWQAETVRVDVPSLPDSGLPWGLRMRTWAASFVRGGDLDFEGITCDNAGNRYIVSEAHAAVLQVSPEGTASWLKISPMLVREARASGMLLNFNALFEGLTINPAGDEIWLAAERERRGLLKIKRQQTVWDCDGGCVLLSEAGVEMQPPQFPKARVVTRDFADLSLFNGKLFTLERNAYQLCRRDAVTAKVERCWSFAEEALQPLRRYSQAFGLAEALVVDADGAWIGLDNNDGARADGEKRPIVWRFAAPEGGWSAKP
- a CDS encoding retropepsin-like aspartic protease family protein, with amino-acid sequence MSQHPPGKRAGRVLMIVAWCAALFLATRFFGQWEQRQQNPNVVVSSEQGEGFIEVKLASNAQGHFVASGQINGEPVEFMLDTGATDVAIPADLAKRLKLEEGFGVTLSTANGLSQGYRTKIARLQLGDIVLRDVRALVAPGLHGDQVLLGMSALNKLEFTQRGGTMLLRQTTNR
- the parC gene encoding DNA topoisomerase IV subunit A; this translates as MSNPLDLSLDGVERRSLADFTESAYLNYSMYVIMDRALPHIGDGLKPVQRRIVYAMSELGLDADSKHKKSARTVGDVLGKFHPHGDSACYEAMVLMAQPFSYRYTLVDGQGNWGAPDDPKSFAAMRYTEARLSRYSEVLLSELGQGTADWGPNFDGTLQEPLVLPARLPNILLNGTTGIAVGMATDVPPHNLREVATACVRLLDEPKATVEQLCEHIQGPDYPTEAEIITPRADLLKMYETGKGSVRMRAVYHVEDGDIIVTALPHQVSGAKVLEQIAALMQAKPSKAPQIADLRDESDHENPCRIVIIPVNSRVDHEALMQHLFASTELESTYRVNVNIIGLDGKPQLKNLRALLVEWLEFRVLTVRRRLQFRLDKVERRLHLLDGLLIAYLNLDEVIHIIRTEEHPKAKLIERFALSEIQADYILDTRLRQLARLEEMKLRDEQDELLKEQAKLQALLGSEAKLKKLVRTELIKDAETYGDDRRSPIVERAEAKALTEHDLLPNEKVTVVLSEKGWIRSAKGHDIDATGLSYKAGDGFKTSAAGRSNQSAVVIDSTGRSYSVAAHTLPSARGQGEPLTGRLTPPPGASFECVLMPEDDALYVIASDAGYGFVVKGEDLQAKNKAGKALLSLPNNAKVIAPRPVADREQNWLASVTTEGRLLIFKISDLPQLGKGKGNKIIGISGERVASREEYVTDIAVLPEGATLVLQAGKRTLSLKADDLEHYKGERGRRGNKLPRGFQRVDALLVENLN
- the parE gene encoding DNA topoisomerase IV subunit B, whose amino-acid sequence is MATPSASSYNADAIEVLSGLDPVRKRPGMYTDTSRPNHLAQEVIDNSVDEALAGHAKSVQVILHADHSLEVSDDGRGMPVDIHPEEGVSGVELILTKLHAGGKFSNKNYQFSGGLHGVGISVVNALSTEVRVRVKRDGNEYQMTFNDGFKASELEIVGTVGKRNTGTSVYFAPDPKYFDSPKFSISRLKHVLKAKAVLCPGLLVSFEDKGTGEKVEWHYEDGLRSYLVDAVSEFERLPDEPFCGAFAGNKEAVDWALLWLPEGGDAVQESYVNLIPTAQGGTHVNGLRQGLLDAMREFCEFRSLLPRGVKLAPEDVWERIAFVLSMKMQEPQFSGQTKERLSSREAAAFVSGVVKDAFSLWLNANPETGLALAELAINNAGRRLKASKKVERKRVTQGPALPGKLADCAGQDPMRSELFLVEGDSAGGSAKQARDKEFQAILPLRGKILNTWEVDGSEVLASQEVHNIAVAIGVDPGAADMSQLRYGKICILADADSDGLHIATLLCALFVQHFRPLVDAGHVYVAMPPLYRIDLGKEIYYALDEAERDGILDRLVAEKKRGKPQVTRFKGLGEMNPPQLRETTMDPNTRRLVQLTLGEDFAETSEMMDMLLAKKRAGDRKTWLESKGNLAEVLA